The uncultured Fusobacterium sp. genome includes a window with the following:
- a CDS encoding ArsB/NhaD family transporter yields the protein MIYIIIGLVVFVSVFYLMITEKIPQAWATMLGGLIMALVGIINEENALEAVSERLEILFLLIGMMIIVHLVSETGVFQWFAIKVAQLVRGEPFRLVVLLAVVTALCSAFLDNVTTILLMAPVSILLAKQLKLDPFPFVITEVMSANIGGLATLIGDPTQLIIGAEGNLGFNDFLLNTAPMAIIAMVILIINVYVIYGRQMRVSNELKARIMELDSSRSLKEPKLLQQAAIIFALVLVGFILNNFINKGLAIISLSGAIFLVVIAKRNPKEILEHVEWETLFFFIGLFMMIRGIENLNIINIIGDKIIHLTEGKFDMAVVAVTWLSAAFTSVIGNVANAATVSKILGVMVPSFDGLGNTQAFWWALSFGSCLGGNITILSSATNVVAVGAAGKAGCKIDFFKFFKFGGLIAFETLLVGTLYLYVRYM from the coding sequence ATGATATATATAATAATTGGACTAGTAGTTTTTGTTTCGGTATTCTATCTAATGATTACAGAAAAAATACCTCAAGCATGGGCGACTATGTTAGGTGGGCTTATAATGGCATTAGTTGGAATAATTAATGAAGAAAATGCTTTAGAAGCTGTATCTGAAAGGTTGGAAATTTTATTTTTATTAATTGGAATGATGATAATAGTTCATCTAGTTTCTGAAACAGGAGTATTCCAATGGTTTGCTATTAAAGTAGCACAGTTAGTAAGAGGAGAACCATTTAGATTAGTAGTTCTTTTAGCAGTGGTAACAGCTCTTTGTTCTGCATTTTTAGATAATGTGACTACTATTTTACTTATGGCACCAGTATCTATTCTATTAGCAAAACAATTAAAACTAGATCCTTTTCCATTTGTTATTACTGAGGTAATGTCTGCAAATATTGGTGGACTTGCAACTTTAATTGGAGACCCAACACAATTGATTATAGGAGCAGAAGGAAATTTAGGATTTAATGATTTCCTATTAAATACAGCTCCAATGGCAATAATTGCTATGGTAATTTTAATAATAAATGTGTATGTTATTTATGGAAGACAAATGAGAGTTTCAAATGAATTAAAAGCTAGAATAATGGAATTAGATTCTTCAAGAAGTTTGAAAGAGCCAAAACTTTTACAACAAGCTGCTATAATTTTTGCTCTTGTGTTAGTAGGATTTATTTTAAATAATTTTATAAATAAAGGACTAGCGATAATATCTTTATCAGGAGCAATATTTTTAGTTGTTATAGCTAAAAGAAATCCTAAAGAGATATTAGAACATGTAGAGTGGGAAACATTATTTTTCTTTATTGGATTGTTTATGATGATTAGAGGAATAGAAAATCTAAATATTATAAATATAATAGGAGATAAGATTATTCATTTAACTGAGGGAAAATTTGATATGGCTGTAGTTGCTGTAACTTGGTTATCAGCTGCCTTTACTTCAGTAATAGGAAATGTTGCAAATGCAGCAACTGTTTCTAAAATTTTAGGAGTAATGGTTCCTTCTTTTGATGGGTTAGGAAATACTCAAGCTTTTTGGTGGGCACTATCTTTTGGATCTTGTTTAGGAGGAAATATTACTATTTTAAGTTCAGCTACAAATGTTGTTGCTGTAGGAGCTGCTGGAAAAGCAGGTTGTAAAATAGATTTCTTTAAGTTTTTCAAATTTGGTGGATTAATAGCTTTTGAAACTTTATTAGTGGGAACACTATATTTATATGTAAGATATATGTAA
- a CDS encoding PTS sugar transporter subunit IIA, translated as MKFSSYLDPNFIFTDLKGKNPEEIIVEMVERIAEKDKKIKELQNLIQEAVIRREREIPTGIGSGIAIPHARIENLNDFIVAIGLLDTPIEGEIAATRQKDKVNLVFLIISDVLKNKNILKVMSAISKLALRQTDLLEKIRKERNPKKVIEYFHEANIEFDHKIVAEDVLSPDVKPATPDNTLEEIAKRLILEETSGLPVVDKNGKFLGEITERELIDYGMPDYLSLMGDLNFLTVGEPFEEYLVNESKVTIKDLYRVSNDIIIDRKTPIMEICFIMVNKGITRLYVVDHGKYHGMIKRSDIIKKVLHI; from the coding sequence ATGAAATTTTCAAGTTACCTAGATCCAAATTTTATTTTTACAGATCTTAAAGGGAAAAATCCAGAAGAGATTATTGTAGAAATGGTAGAAAGGATAGCTGAAAAGGATAAGAAAATAAAAGAGTTACAAAATCTTATTCAAGAAGCAGTAATTAGAAGAGAAAGAGAGATTCCCACTGGAATAGGAAGTGGAATAGCAATTCCCCATGCAAGAATTGAAAATCTAAATGATTTTATTGTTGCAATAGGATTACTAGACACTCCTATTGAGGGAGAAATAGCAGCAACTAGACAAAAAGATAAAGTTAATTTAGTCTTTTTGATAATATCAGATGTATTAAAAAATAAAAATATTTTAAAAGTAATGAGTGCAATATCAAAGTTAGCATTAAGACAAACTGATTTATTAGAAAAGATTAGAAAAGAAAGAAATCCTAAGAAAGTTATAGAGTATTTTCATGAGGCTAATATTGAATTTGATCATAAAATAGTAGCAGAAGATGTTTTAAGTCCAGATGTAAAACCAGCTACTCCTGATAATACTCTTGAAGAGATTGCTAAAAGATTAATTTTAGAAGAAACAAGTGGACTTCCAGTAGTAGATAAAAATGGAAAATTCTTAGGAGAAATTACAGAAAGAGAGCTTATAGATTATGGAATGCCAGACTATCTATCACTTATGGGAGATTTAAACTTTCTTACTGTAGGAGAGCCTTTTGAAGAGTATTTAGTAAATGAATCGAAAGTTACAATAAAAGATTTATACAGAGTTTCTAATGATATAATTATTGATAGAAAAACTCCTATAATGGAAATTTGTTTCATTATGGTAAATAAAGGAATAACTAGACTATATGTAGTTGATCATGGAAAATATCATGGTATGATAAAAAGATCAGACATTATAAAGAAAGTATTACATATTTAG
- a CDS encoding DegV family EDD domain-containing protein, whose amino-acid sequence MKLEIKVLNSMRLTKLLIAASRWLSKYADVLNDLNVYPVPDGDTGTNMSMTLQAVENELIKLNHEPKMKELVEIVSEAILLGARGNSGTILSQIIQGFLSSIGDKEEITVDDVIKAFGVAKERAYQAVSEPVEGTMLTVIRRVAEEAALYSGAKDDFILFLVYLKNVAKEAVEETPNLLPKLKEAGVVDAGGKGIFYVLEGFEKSVTDPEMLKDLERIIQSQAKRKERMEYKYQTSEDIKFRYCTEFIVEDGSFNLSEYKKEIQELGDSMVCAQTTHKTKTHIHTNNPGQVLEIALKYGQLNNIKIENMSFQHKNLLVNEKDIRNDEKYIIKNENCKDMGYFAIVDNKKLGDCYLEAGAAGVLIGGQTQNPSVYDIEEGIKKIQCNKIIILPNNKNIISTAKIAAERSKKEVLVVETKTMLEGYYLVKNKEEKLEYTLEKIKNNCSIEVTQAVRDTKVDELIIKTGEFIALVNGKIKEKAETLENLLENIVKKYINENSMNMTIAFGKGSNIDTNSILKKINIEKEELNIEQENYQYYIYIEQRDPSLPEIAIVTDSTSDLTPEFIRDLNISIIPLKIKIGDDYYKDGVELSKREFWKRITSENIIPKTSQPSPAEFKELYEKLFKKGYKKIISIHISSKLSGTQQAARVAKGMVAKGENITIVDSKAVAMSLGYQVLEAARMAKDGMSDEAIVNRLYQLQDKIKLYFVVNDINYLEKGGRIGRASSIIGGFLKVKPILKLENGEISVQGKAFGEAGAFSYMERLIKSESKKTSMILYTAWGGTRKELSGADEIKNQQNDNNKIEYRGRFEIGATIGAHSGPVYGFAIIPKIM is encoded by the coding sequence ATGAAATTGGAAATAAAAGTGTTAAACTCAATGAGGTTAACAAAACTTTTAATAGCAGCAAGTAGATGGCTTTCAAAGTATGCTGATGTATTAAATGATTTGAATGTGTATCCTGTTCCAGATGGAGATACAGGAACGAATATGTCGATGACATTACAAGCTGTAGAAAATGAGCTTATAAAATTAAATCATGAGCCTAAAATGAAAGAACTTGTTGAAATTGTATCTGAAGCTATTCTTTTAGGTGCTAGAGGAAACTCTGGAACAATTTTATCACAGATTATACAAGGATTTTTAAGTTCAATAGGTGATAAGGAAGAGATAACAGTAGATGATGTTATAAAAGCTTTTGGAGTAGCTAAAGAGAGAGCTTATCAAGCAGTATCAGAGCCTGTAGAAGGAACAATGTTAACTGTTATTAGAAGAGTAGCAGAAGAAGCAGCTTTATATTCAGGAGCAAAAGATGACTTTATACTATTTTTAGTATATTTAAAAAATGTTGCAAAGGAAGCTGTTGAAGAAACACCTAATCTTTTACCTAAATTAAAAGAAGCTGGAGTAGTAGATGCTGGTGGAAAAGGAATCTTCTATGTTTTAGAAGGATTTGAAAAATCAGTAACTGATCCAGAGATGTTAAAGGATTTAGAGAGAATTATTCAATCTCAAGCAAAGAGAAAAGAGAGAATGGAGTATAAGTATCAAACTTCTGAAGATATAAAGTTTAGATATTGTACAGAGTTTATTGTAGAAGATGGAAGTTTTAATTTAAGTGAATATAAAAAGGAAATCCAAGAGCTGGGAGATTCAATGGTTTGTGCTCAGACAACCCATAAAACTAAAACTCATATTCATACAAATAATCCAGGTCAAGTATTAGAAATAGCATTAAAATATGGTCAACTTAATAATATTAAGATAGAAAATATGTCTTTCCAACATAAAAATCTTTTAGTTAATGAGAAAGATATAAGAAATGATGAAAAATATATAATTAAAAATGAAAATTGCAAAGATATGGGATACTTTGCTATTGTAGATAATAAAAAATTAGGAGATTGTTATCTTGAAGCAGGTGCTGCAGGAGTATTAATAGGTGGACAAACACAAAATCCAAGTGTATATGATATAGAAGAGGGAATTAAAAAAATTCAATGTAATAAGATAATAATTTTACCTAACAATAAAAATATAATATCAACTGCTAAAATAGCTGCAGAGAGATCAAAGAAAGAAGTTCTTGTTGTTGAAACAAAAACTATGTTAGAAGGATATTATCTAGTAAAGAATAAAGAGGAAAAATTAGAATATACTTTAGAAAAAATAAAAAATAACTGTTCAATAGAAGTAACTCAAGCAGTAAGAGATACTAAAGTAGATGAATTGATAATAAAAACAGGAGAATTTATAGCTTTAGTAAATGGAAAAATAAAAGAAAAAGCAGAAACTTTAGAAAACTTACTTGAAAATATAGTAAAAAAATATATTAATGAAAATAGTATGAATATGACAATTGCCTTTGGAAAGGGGTCTAATATTGATACAAATAGTATCTTGAAAAAAATTAATATAGAAAAAGAAGAGTTAAATATAGAGCAAGAAAATTATCAATACTATATCTATATTGAACAAAGAGATCCATCTCTTCCTGAAATTGCTATTGTAACAGATTCAACTTCAGATTTAACACCAGAATTTATTAGAGATTTGAATATTAGTATTATTCCATTAAAAATAAAAATAGGTGATGATTATTATAAAGATGGAGTAGAACTAAGTAAAAGAGAGTTTTGGAAGAGAATAACAAGTGAAAATATTATTCCTAAAACTTCACAGCCATCACCAGCAGAGTTTAAAGAGTTATATGAAAAATTATTTAAGAAAGGATATAAGAAGATTATATCTATTCATATTTCTAGTAAATTAAGTGGAACTCAACAAGCTGCAAGAGTAGCTAAAGGAATGGTAGCTAAAGGTGAAAATATAACTATAGTTGATTCTAAGGCTGTTGCAATGTCTTTAGGATATCAAGTTTTAGAAGCTGCTAGAATGGCAAAAGATGGTATGAGTGATGAAGCAATTGTAAATAGATTATATCAACTACAAGATAAGATTAAACTTTATTTCGTAGTTAATGATATAAATTATTTAGAAAAAGGTGGAAGAATAGGAAGAGCCTCATCTATTATAGGTGGATTCTTAAAAGTAAAACCAATACTTAAACTTGAAAATGGAGAGATTTCTGTACAAGGAAAAGCTTTTGGAGAAGCAGGGGCTTTTAGTTATATGGAAAGATTAATTAAGAGTGAAAGTAAAAAGACAAGTATGATATTATATACTGCTTGGGGTGGTACTCGTAAAGAATTATCAGGAGCAGATGAGATAAAAAATCAACAAAATGATAATAATAAAATAGAGTATAGAGGAAGATTTGAAATAGGAGCTACTATAGGGGCTCATTCAGGACCAGTATATGGTTTTGCTATTATACCAAAAATAATGTAA